Proteins encoded in a region of the Raphanus sativus cultivar WK10039 chromosome 8, ASM80110v3, whole genome shotgun sequence genome:
- the LOC108821981 gene encoding gibberellin 2-beta-dioxygenase 8-like, with product MDPPFHETYKTLLYKKIKNRENNVPQIPFSFHVTAVVEEVELPVIDVSRLINGAEKEREKCKQDIARASREWGFFQVINHGISMDVLEKMRQEQIRVFREPFDKKSKSEKFSTGSYRWGTPSATCLRQLSWSEAFHVPMTDISDNKDFTTLSSTMEKFASESENLAYTLAEVLAEKSGRKPSFFKENCVRNTCYLRMNRYPPCPKPSEVYGLMPHTDSDFLTILYQDQVGGLQLIKDNRWIAIKPNPRALIINIGDLFQAWSNGMYKSVEHRVMTNPTVERFSTAYFLCPSYDAVIDCSGDCPSYRNFSFREFRQQVQEDVKKLGYKVGLPRFINDIY from the exons ATGGATCCACCATTCCACGAAACATACAAAACCCTTTTGTATAAAAAGatcaaaaacagagaaaacaatGTCCCCCAAATACCTTTTAGCTTCCATGTCACTGCTGTCGTTGAAGAGGTGGAGCTTCCAGTCATTGACGTCAGCCGTCTGATCAATGGAGCCGAGAAGGAGAGGGAGAAGTGTAAGCAAGACATTGCTAGAGCTTCGAGGGAATGGGGGTTTTTCCAAGTGATAAACCATGGAATATCAATGGATGTGTTGGAGAAGATGAGACAAGAgcaaattagggtttttagagAACCATTTGACAAGAAAAGCAAGTCGGAGAAGTTCTCCACTGGGAGTTACCGGTGGGGAACGCCGTCAGCCACTTGTCTACGGCAGCTTTCTTGGTCAGAAGCATTTCATGTTCCCATGACAGATATTTCTGACAACAAGGACTTCACTACGCTCAG CTCAACAATGGAGAAATTTGCTTCAGAATCGGAGAATCTGGCATATACATTGGCAGAGGTTCTTGCAGAGAAATCAGGACGGAAACCAAGTTTCTTCAAAGAAAACTGTGTGAGAAACACATGTTATCTAAGGATGAATCGTTATCCACCATGTCCGAAACCATCAGAAGTGTATGGTTTAATGCCACACACAGACAGTGATTTCCTCACAATCTTGtatcaagaccaagtcggaggACTCCAACTTATCAAAGATAATAGATGGATTGCCATTAAACCTAACCCTCGTGCTCTCATTATCAATATTGGTGACTTATTTCAG GCATGGAGTAATGGCATGTACAAAAGTGTGGAACATCGTGTGATGACGAATCCAACGGTAGAGAGATTCTCAACGGCATATTTTCTGTGTCCATCATACGATGCAGTTATAGATTGTTCAGGTGATTGTCCTTCTTATAGAAATTTCAGCTTCAGAGAATTCAGACAACAAGTTCAAGAAGATGTTAAGAAGCTTGGTTATAAGGTTGGCCTCCCTAGGTTCATTAATGATATCTACTAA